The region ACGTGCCGGAAGCGCCGCCGGTAGTGCTCGGCCACGTCCGGGAAGGCCTGGAGCAGGTTGACGGTGGTCATGATGATGTCGTCGAAGTCCAGCGCGTTGGCCTCGCGCAGCCGGGCCTGGTAGAGCGCGTAGGCCTCGGCGAGCTTCTTCTCGAAGCCGTTCTCCGCCTGTCCGGCGAAGGTCTCCTCGTCGATCAGCTCGTTCTTGAGGTTGGAGACCTTCGCGCTGAAGGACTTCGGCGGATACTGCTTCGGGTCGAGGTCGAGGTCCCGGCAGACCAGGGCCATCAGCCGCTTGGAGTCCGCGGCGTCGTAGATCGAGAACGACGAGGTGAAGCCGAGCACCTTCGACTCGCGGCGCAGGATGCGCACGCAGGCGCTGTGGAAGGTGGAGACCCACATCACCTTCGCGCGCGGGCCGACCAGCTCCTCGACCCGCTCCTTCATCTCGCCCGCGGCCTTGTTGGTGAAGGTGATCGCGAGGATCGAGCCGGGGTGGGCGTCACGGGCGGCGAGCAGGTGGGCGATGCGGTGGGTGAGGACCCGGGTCTTGCCCGAGCCGGCGCCGGCGACGATGAGCAGCGGCCCGCCGGAGTGCTCGACGGCCGCACGCTGCTGCTCGTTGAGCCCTTCGAGCAGCTGGGCGGGGTCGGTGGCCGGGCGCGGGGCGCCGTTGCGGTAGTACGCGTCGCGCCCGCCGCCGCCAGCACCCCAGTCCTCCGGGGGCGGCGGTGCGTCGGGGTCGGCGGGTTCCGGCGCCACGTGCAGACCGGGCAGGAAGTCGTCGTCAAAGAGGCTGCTCATCGCCTCCCGAGTCTAGGGCCTGTCGTGTGGGTCTCCGCGGCGTCGCGGTGTCCGCCCGCACCGGCGGTGGCGCCCGCGTCCCCACCGGTAGCACCTTTTACACCCTCCGTGACATCCGGACTTGATTACGAAAAGGTATCGGGCCTATCGGACACCGCTCTTCCCAGCGGCGCCGACGTGCGGCTACGGTGCCGCACCAGGCAGCATCCGGAAGGAGTCCGCCCGGCAATGGCGACGCACCGTAAGGCCCGCACCGCGATACTCACCGCCCCGCGCACCGCCGTGGGGCTGACGACGGCCGCCCTGGCCACCGTGACCCTGTTCTCCGAGACCGCGGGCGCCGCGCCCGCGACCCCCGCGCCGCAGCCGTCGATCGCCCAGGTGAAGGCGAAGGTCGACGCGCTGATGCACCAGGCGGAGGTGGCGACCGAGCACTACAACGGCGCCAAGGAGAAGGCGAGCCAGCAGAACGCCACCGTCAACAAGCTGCTGGCGCAGGCGGCGCAGAAGACGCAGGCGCTGAACGACTCGCGCCGGCTGCTCGGGCAGTACGCCGCCGCGCAGTACCGCTCGGGCGGTGACGACTCCACCGGGCGCTTCCTGCTGGCCGACGATCCGCAGGACCTGCTGGACCAGGCGCATCTGACGAGCCTGCTGGGCAAGCGGCAGAAGTCGGCCGTCGAGTCCTACCGGGTGCAGCAGGCCGCGGCCACCCAGCAGCGCATCGAGGCGGCCAAGAGCCTGGCGACGCTGACCACCCAGCAGGCGCAGCTGCGTACCGCCAAGGCCGATGTGCAGACCAAGCTGGGCGCGGCCCAGACGCTGCTGAACAGCCTCACCGCGCAGGAGAAGGCCCGGCTCGCGGCGCTCCAGGCCCAGCAGGAGGCGGAGGCCAGGAGGAAGGCCGCCGCCATCGCGGCGCAGGAGAAGGCCAAGGCGGAGACGGCGAAGAAGGCCGGTACGACCGCGGGCACGACCGCGCACACCGTCCCGGCGAACGCGTCGGTGTCGGCCAAGGCCATCGCCTTCGCGCGCGACCAGTTGGGCAAGCCGTACGTGTGGGGCGCGACGGGGCCCGACTCCTTCGACTGCTCGGGCCTGACGCAGGCGGCGTACAGGGCGGCCGGCATCCGGCTGCCGCGGACCACGGGCGAGCAGGTGGACGTCGGCACCCGGGTGTCGCAGTCGGACCTGGAGCCGGGCGACCTGATCTTCTTCTACAGCGACGCCAGCCACGTCGGCCTCTACATGGGCGGCGGCAACATGATCCACGCTCCGCACACGGGAACGGTCGTCAAGGTCGCCCCGATCACCGAAATGCCGATCTATGCGGCGGTTCGTCCGTACTGATCCCGCACGGAATCCGTACCGGCCGATCACAAGCCGTAAGATCACAAAGCGATTTCGGTCACGTTGCAATCCAAACGTCCCAACTTTCGGAGAAGTTGAGTACGGTATCCCGCTAGGTGGTGCGTTCCCCGCCGGTGAAAATGCCGGCACCGCGCCGCCTCCGCTCAATCCGGCCCAGGCCGGAACC is a window of Streptomyces sp. NBC_01477 DNA encoding:
- a CDS encoding C40 family peptidase — its product is MATHRKARTAILTAPRTAVGLTTAALATVTLFSETAGAAPATPAPQPSIAQVKAKVDALMHQAEVATEHYNGAKEKASQQNATVNKLLAQAAQKTQALNDSRRLLGQYAAAQYRSGGDDSTGRFLLADDPQDLLDQAHLTSLLGKRQKSAVESYRVQQAAATQQRIEAAKSLATLTTQQAQLRTAKADVQTKLGAAQTLLNSLTAQEKARLAALQAQQEAEARRKAAAIAAQEKAKAETAKKAGTTAGTTAHTVPANASVSAKAIAFARDQLGKPYVWGATGPDSFDCSGLTQAAYRAAGIRLPRTTGEQVDVGTRVSQSDLEPGDLIFFYSDASHVGLYMGGGNMIHAPHTGTVVKVAPITEMPIYAAVRPY